The sequence TGTGTTAGGCGCGCCGCCAGCGTTCACCCTGAGCCAGGATCAAACCCTTCATCCTTATGGTTTGTCCTTCTTCAGTTCTTTCTCTGACGTCTTTTTCTTCCTTACCTTATTGGCTTTCTTCTATCCACTTTTCAAACAGCATTTATTTCTCCGGCTTCTCAGCCAGCCGAAGTATATACTATCACATTTCTCTATCTCCTGTCAATTTCTTTTTTGTTACATTTATTCCTCCCTTTCCTTACACATTTCCACCTTTTAACGTGTTTGAAGAATATTTTTAACTTATGTAAATATTTATTTTTATTATTAAGATACGTTAATAATATTTATTAAATAGTTAACTCTATTTATTTTGTCTATAAATGATTTAATGATATAATTTATATAATAGATTAAAATTATAAGGGGCGTGACACGATGAATGAAGATAAAATACTCACTTTAATAGGATTTTCTTCTCGTGCTAATAAATTCGCCTTTGGCAAGGAGGGTTTGAGAAGTTATATTTCAAAACCAAGAAAACATAAATTGGTAGTAATTGCTTCTGATGCAAGTAAGAACACTTTAAAAGATTTAATGAATAAATGTTCTCACTATGGTATTAAATATGTTTTATTGGAAAGCAAAAATAAATTGGACTTGGCCAAAGCTGTTGGCAAAATTGAAGTTTCTGCTGTAGGTATTGAAGATGAGAGTATAATTAAAGGTATTATTGATTTAGTTAATGGGGGTGATAATTAATGTCTAAAACCCGTGTATATGAAATGGCCAAAGATATTGGCATGAATACAAAAGATTTTATACAACTTTTAAAAAATGAATTCAATATAAAAGTTAAAAGTCATATGAGTACACTGGAAGACGATACAGTAGAAGCAATATTGGATTTAATGGAAGAAGAAAATAAGAAAAAAATTGCAAAAAAAGAAACAACAAAGAACATAAAAAAAGATTCTAAATCAAAAGAAAAAAATGAAAATAATTCTAAAAAAGAGGTTGAACCACCAATTAAACCTGAAGGAGAAAATAAAATAGAAGAAATTATAATTGCACAAGATGAATTAAAACTTGATAAATTGGCTCAAAAAATGGGTAAAAATCAAAATGATTTAATAAAAGCTATGTTCATGCAAGGAATAGTTTTAAGACCTGGTCAAGACTTAAGTCCAGAAATGGTAGAAGATATAGCTTTAAATATGAATTACCTTGTAACAATAAAAGAAGCTTCAAAAGTATCTTCTGATCCAGCTCAACATATTATAAATAAATGGGATGAATATTATAAATACAATTCTAAAAAATTAAAAATAAGACCTCCAGTTGTAACTGTTATGGGACATGTTGACCATGGAAAGACTACTTTATTGGATAATATCAGAGGCGAAAGCGTTGCTGAAAGTGAGGCTGGCGGAATAACCCAATCAATCGGAGCTTATCAGGTTGAATACAACAACAAAAAAATCACTTTTATTGATACTCCTGGTCATGAAGCTTTCACTGAAATGAGAGCAAGGGGTGCACAGGCAACAGATATAGTTATTTTAATAGTAGCAGCTGATGATGGCGTTATGCCTCAAACTATTGAAGCATATAATCACGCTAAAGATGCCGGTGTTCCTATAATAGTTGCAATTAATAAAGTAGATAAACCTAATGCAAATGTAGAATTAACAAAACAACAGATGGTTGCAAAGTTAAATCTCATACCTGAAGATTGGGGTGGAGATACTATAACAGTTGAAATTTCTGCAAAATCTGGTAAAGGTATAGAAGACTTATTAGAAATGATTCTCTTAGTTTCTGAAGTGGAAGAGATAAAATGTAAACCTAATGGAAATGCAAGGGCAGTAATTATAGATAGTAAGCTCGATAAATTTCTTGGACCTATTGCTACAGTAATAGTAAAAGATGGGGTTTTAAAAACAGGTGATTTCTTTATAGCTGGCTCTACTCACGGGAAAGTTAGGAGAATGCTCGATGATAAAGGAAAAACTATAAAAGCTGCTGGCCCTTCAACACCTGTACAATTATTAGGATTTGATGAAGTTGCAGACATGCACTCAATACTTTATGTTGTAGATACTTTAGATGAAGCAAGAAATATATCTTCAATAAAAAAAGAAATGTTGAATATTCAAAATCAAAGAATATCAAAAAAACATGTTAAGCTTGAAGATCTCATGAAAATGATGGAAGAAGATCAAAAAAAGGTTTTAAATATAGTATTAAAAGCGAGTACATTTGGTGAAATTGAAGCTTTAAAAAATTCTATAAGTAAATTACAAAATAAAGACATTGATATTGAAGTTATACATGCAGGAATAGGTTCTATAACAAATAGTGATGTAATGCTTGCTTCTGCTTCTGATGCTGTAATAATGGGATTCAGAGTTAAAGCTGATTCTAAAACCATTAAAGAAGCGGAAAAAGAAGGAATACAAATAAAAAAATATGATATAATATTTAATTTAATAGACGATTTGAAGAAAGCCTTACAAGGTATGCTCGATCCAGAAGAAAAAGAAGAAATAACTGGTTCTGGAAAAATAAAAGAAGTCTTTAAAATTAAAAAAGTTGGAAATATCGCTGGTGTACAAATACTCGAAGGATTTGTAACCAGAAATGGAAAAGTTAGAATATATAGAAATGGTGGATTAGTAAATGATGTTTCAATTGAAAGTCTTAAACATTATAAAGATGAAGTAAAAATGGTTGATGCTCCTAAAGAATGTGGAATAAAATTTGAAAATTTTGATGATATATCTTCAGGGGATGAACTTGAATTTTATAGATATGTTCAAATAGAAAGACAACTTGATTTCAATAAATAATAAATAAACCCCGTATAAACGGGGTTTGTTTTTTAGAGGTGCTAAATGTTTTTAATTGGGATATCTTTATTTATAATTATATGGTTTATAATATCTCTTTTTTACAGTCCCTTAATTCTTCCAAGTCCAATACTAACTTTTAAAACACTTTTTTCTCTATTTATAACTCAAGATTTTTGGATAAATTATTTTGATACTCTTTTAAAAAGTATAATTGGATTTTCTTTGAGTATTATAATTGGTATTCCAATAGGTCTTTTAGCTGGTATTAAAAATAATTTTTATAAAATGATAAGACCAATAGTCATGATTCTTCAAGGTGCTCCTGTAATATCTTATATAGCCATAACAATGTTATGGTTTGGCATAGGATTTTATACTCCTGTATTTGTATCTTTTATAATAATACTTCCAACATTGATATTGAATATATCAGAAGGTATTAAATCTACAGATACTAAATTATTAGAAATGGCTAATATTTATAAAGTATCTAAATCTTATATTTATAAATATATTTTTTTGCCATCCATAATACCTTTCTTAATATCAAGCTTAAAAATAATTTCGGGAACATTATGGAGATCTATAGTCGCAGGAGAGTTTTTAGCTGGATCTAAAGGAATCGGTTATTCTTTAGCTCTTGCAAAAAGTACTTTAAATACAGAAGAAGTCTTTGCATATACCATATTTTTAATATTAAATGGTATAATATTTGAGAAATTGATATTAAAATTAAATTTTAAGCCAAAAATATCCTTAAAAAATAACAAAATAATTAAATCTAAAAATATAAATAAAAATAATGAACTAATATTAAAAAATGTATCTAAATGCTTTAATAATAAATATGTATTAAAAAATTTCTCATATGATTTTTCACAAAATATTATATACTGTATAGCTGGAGAGTCGGGAATAGGAAAAACAACGATTTTAAAAATTATTTCTGGTCTTTTACCTTCATCGAGTGGTGAATTAATATCATCTAAAAAAAGATTATCTTATATATTTCAAGAAGATAGATTAATACCATGGCTAAATGTAAAGGATAATATAAAATTTGTTTCACCCAATATTTCAGATAAAAAAATTAAAGATATATTATCAAGTTTAAATATATATGATTCCTTAGAAAAATACCCCGAAGAATTATCTGGTGGTATGAAAAAAAGAGTTAATATTGCAAGAGCTATCTCATATAATTCAGATATCATATTAATGGATGAACCTTTTTCTTCTCTTGATATTAAAAATAAAAATAATATAATCAAAGACTTTAAAAATACTATATTCAATAAAAATTTAAAAATAATTTTAGTATCTCATGAACCATTTGAAATCGCTAATTTAGCACAAGAAATAATTGTTTTAGAAGAAAACTTCAAATTTAAAAAGTTAATTTTAAATAAAAATATGTCTGTAACAGATAAAACAATATTAATTCAAAATTTTATGATAGGAGAAAATATATGACAAAAAATAATTTTAAAAATATTAAAAATATTATATTTGATCTTGATGGAACACTTGTTAATACCAAAAAATTTACTTTAAACGCTTTTAAAGAAGTTATAAAAGATCTAAATATTAATTATACTATTTCAGATGATGAAATAATAAAATATATAGGATATCCTATAGATCAAATTTGGAAAAATCTTTTAAATACAAATGATGATGAATTGATAAAAAAAGCTATACTTCTGTTGGATGAAAAAGAAGAAAACATCATAGAAAAAACAGAAAATGTCTTTTTTGATAATGTTCTTGAAACTTTAGAATTTTTAAAAAATAAAAATAAAAAACTATTTATTCTTTCAAATTGTAATATTAAATATCTCGAAGCAATGTTGAATAAAGGCCTAAAAAAATATATAGATTCACCACATTGTTCTGAAATGTATGGGTGGAGAGATAAAGATTTTGTAATTGAACATATCATGAAAAAAGAAAAAAATAATTCTTTTATAATGGTTGGAGACAGGAAACATGATATATATTCTGCGAAAGTTAATAATATAAAGTCTATTGGTTGTTCTTATGGTTATGGCTATGATGAAATAAAAGATGCCGATGCAATTATTGAATCAATAGATAAAATTAAAACCTTTTTTTAAGTAATCTTTAAGAGAAAAGTTTCATAATAAACTCGAACATATCGACTTTTGGAGGTGGATTTATGAAAAAAGTTTTAGTAATATTATCATTACTTGTTTTGTCTATTAATATATTCGCAATTGTAAACGAAGGATATCAAAGTCCAATAGTTAATGTTGTAAAAGCATCTTCTGAAGCAATTGTAAGTATTGAAGCAAAAGGAAAAACAGAATCTTATTCTGATCCTTATATAGAAGATTTTTTTAAAAAGTTTTTTGGTGAAATTCCCCCTACACAACAAAGAGAATTCACAAGCTTAGGAACTGGTTTTATATTTGATGAAAAAGGTTATATAATAACAAATTATCATGTAGTAGAAAATGCAACGAATATAAATGTTACTCTTGGAAATGACAAAGTCTACGAAGCAAAATATATTGGTGGAGATAAAGATTTAGATCTTGCTGTATTAAAAGTTAATACAGATTCAAAACTTCCAATCGTTGAATTGGGTGATTCATCAGAGCTTGAAATAGGAGGCACTGTTGTAGCAATTGGTAATCCATTAGGATTGAGTCATACTGTAACAACTGGTGTAATAAGTGCTTTGAATAGAAAAGTACAAAAACCTGATGGTTCTGGTTATTATGTAGATTTAATTCAAACAGATGCAGCTATAAATCCAGGAAATAGTGGTGGACCTCTTTTAAATATACATGCACAAGTAATAGGTGTAAATACAATAATAGTAAACCCAAATCAAGGAGTAAATTTAGGTTTTGCAATTCCAATAAATTTGGCCAAAAAATTTGCATACTCTATAATTGATGACGGAAAATATGAAAGAGCCTATCTCGGAGTTTATTTTGGAGATATAACAGAAGAATTGAGAAAATCACTTGGATTAAAAGTTGATGAAGGAGCTTATATAAGTGATGTAATAGATAATTCAGCTGCTTCTGATGCTGGAATAAAAGCAGATGATGTAATTGTAAAAATAGATAATAAAAAAATATCTAATGCCGAAGAATTGAGATCTATTATAAGAACTTATACAGCTGGTGAAAAAATAGAAGTCATAATAAATAGATTTGGAAAAGAAATAAAATTAAATGTATTATTGGGAAGTTCAGAAAAAGAAGTTGTTTTAGCTAAAAAAGATTATTTTGGATTAATAGTCAGAGAAATAAC is a genomic window of Oceanotoga teriensis containing:
- a CDS encoding L7Ae/L30e/S12e/Gadd45 family ribosomal protein is translated as MNEDKILTLIGFSSRANKFAFGKEGLRSYISKPRKHKLVVIASDASKNTLKDLMNKCSHYGIKYVLLESKNKLDLAKAVGKIEVSAVGIEDESIIKGIIDLVNGGDN
- the infB gene encoding translation initiation factor IF-2 translates to MSKTRVYEMAKDIGMNTKDFIQLLKNEFNIKVKSHMSTLEDDTVEAILDLMEEENKKKIAKKETTKNIKKDSKSKEKNENNSKKEVEPPIKPEGENKIEEIIIAQDELKLDKLAQKMGKNQNDLIKAMFMQGIVLRPGQDLSPEMVEDIALNMNYLVTIKEASKVSSDPAQHIINKWDEYYKYNSKKLKIRPPVVTVMGHVDHGKTTLLDNIRGESVAESEAGGITQSIGAYQVEYNNKKITFIDTPGHEAFTEMRARGAQATDIVILIVAADDGVMPQTIEAYNHAKDAGVPIIVAINKVDKPNANVELTKQQMVAKLNLIPEDWGGDTITVEISAKSGKGIEDLLEMILLVSEVEEIKCKPNGNARAVIIDSKLDKFLGPIATVIVKDGVLKTGDFFIAGSTHGKVRRMLDDKGKTIKAAGPSTPVQLLGFDEVADMHSILYVVDTLDEARNISSIKKEMLNIQNQRISKKHVKLEDLMKMMEEDQKKVLNIVLKASTFGEIEALKNSISKLQNKDIDIEVIHAGIGSITNSDVMLASASDAVIMGFRVKADSKTIKEAEKEGIQIKKYDIIFNLIDDLKKALQGMLDPEEKEEITGSGKIKEVFKIKKVGNIAGVQILEGFVTRNGKVRIYRNGGLVNDVSIESLKHYKDEVKMVDAPKECGIKFENFDDISSGDELEFYRYVQIERQLDFNK
- a CDS encoding ATP-binding cassette domain-containing protein translates to MFLIGISLFIIIWFIISLFYSPLILPSPILTFKTLFSLFITQDFWINYFDTLLKSIIGFSLSIIIGIPIGLLAGIKNNFYKMIRPIVMILQGAPVISYIAITMLWFGIGFYTPVFVSFIIILPTLILNISEGIKSTDTKLLEMANIYKVSKSYIYKYIFLPSIIPFLISSLKIISGTLWRSIVAGEFLAGSKGIGYSLALAKSTLNTEEVFAYTIFLILNGIIFEKLILKLNFKPKISLKNNKIIKSKNINKNNELILKNVSKCFNNKYVLKNFSYDFSQNIIYCIAGESGIGKTTILKIISGLLPSSSGELISSKKRLSYIFQEDRLIPWLNVKDNIKFVSPNISDKKIKDILSSLNIYDSLEKYPEELSGGMKKRVNIARAISYNSDIILMDEPFSSLDIKNKNNIIKDFKNTIFNKNLKIILVSHEPFEIANLAQEIIVLEENFKFKKLILNKNMSVTDKTILIQNFMIGENI
- a CDS encoding HAD family hydrolase yields the protein MTKNNFKNIKNIIFDLDGTLVNTKKFTLNAFKEVIKDLNINYTISDDEIIKYIGYPIDQIWKNLLNTNDDELIKKAILLLDEKEENIIEKTENVFFDNVLETLEFLKNKNKKLFILSNCNIKYLEAMLNKGLKKYIDSPHCSEMYGWRDKDFVIEHIMKKEKNNSFIMVGDRKHDIYSAKVNNIKSIGCSYGYGYDEIKDADAIIESIDKIKTFF
- a CDS encoding trypsin-like peptidase domain-containing protein translates to MKKVLVILSLLVLSINIFAIVNEGYQSPIVNVVKASSEAIVSIEAKGKTESYSDPYIEDFFKKFFGEIPPTQQREFTSLGTGFIFDEKGYIITNYHVVENATNINVTLGNDKVYEAKYIGGDKDLDLAVLKVNTDSKLPIVELGDSSELEIGGTVVAIGNPLGLSHTVTTGVISALNRKVQKPDGSGYYVDLIQTDAAINPGNSGGPLLNIHAQVIGVNTIIVNPNQGVNLGFAIPINLAKKFAYSIIDDGKYERAYLGVYFGDITEELRKSLGLKVDEGAYISDVIDNSAASDAGIKADDVIVKIDNKKISNAEELRSIIRTYTAGEKIEVIINRFGKEIKLNVLLGSSEKEVVLAKKDYFGLIVREITPKDVEEKSLSKNTNGVIVEEVTNNSPIFGITKGDLINQIAINGTYHDIKNVSDWEKIASSVEKNSYVALIMYRDNIRFVVKFFYR